In Kitasatospora sp. NBC_00240, the following are encoded in one genomic region:
- the acs gene encoding acetate--CoA ligase: MSNESLANLLKEERRFAPPAELAAAANVTAAAYAQASEDRLAFWAEQARRLDWATEPTETLDWSNPPFARWFADGTLNVAHNCVDRHVDAGHGDRVAIHFEGEPGDSRAITYAQLKDEVSRAANALLELGVAKGDRVAVYLPMIPEAVVAMLACARIGATHSVVFGGFSADAVASRIQDADAKLVITADGGHRRGKPTALKPAIDEALAKCPQVEHVLVVRRTGQDTAFTEGRDVWWHDIVERQSAEHTAQPHDAEHPLFILYTSGTTGKPKGILHTTGGYLTQAAWTHHAVFDLKPESDVYWCTADIGWVTGHSYIVYGPLANGATQVIYEGTPDTPHQGRFWEIVQKYGVTILYTAPTAIRTFMKWGDDIPAKFDLSTLRVLGSVGEPINPEAWVWYREHIGAGKVPVVDTWWQTETGAMMISPLPGVTTTKPGSAQRALPGIAATVVDDEAREVPDGAGGYLVLTEPWPSMLRTIWGDDQRYIDTYWSRFEGRYFAGDGAKKDEDGDIWLLGRVDDVMLVSGHNISTTEVESALVGHPAVAESAVVGATDPTTGQAIVAFVILRATATDSPELVEELRAHVGRTLGPIAKPKQVKVVAELPKTRSGKIMRRLLRDIAEGREVGDTTTLADPTVMNLIQSQLPTQD, from the coding sequence TTGAGCAACGAGAGCCTGGCCAACCTGCTCAAGGAGGAGCGGCGGTTCGCCCCGCCCGCGGAGCTCGCCGCCGCGGCCAACGTCACGGCGGCCGCCTACGCGCAGGCCTCCGAGGACCGGCTGGCCTTCTGGGCGGAGCAGGCGCGCCGTCTCGACTGGGCCACCGAGCCCACCGAGACCCTCGACTGGTCGAACCCGCCGTTCGCCAGGTGGTTCGCCGACGGCACCCTCAACGTCGCCCACAACTGCGTGGACCGGCACGTGGACGCCGGCCACGGCGACCGCGTCGCCATCCACTTCGAGGGCGAGCCCGGCGACAGCCGCGCCATCACCTACGCCCAGCTCAAGGACGAGGTCTCCCGGGCCGCCAACGCCCTGCTGGAGCTCGGTGTCGCCAAGGGCGACCGCGTCGCGGTCTACCTGCCGATGATCCCCGAGGCCGTCGTCGCGATGCTCGCCTGCGCCCGCATCGGCGCCACCCACTCCGTGGTCTTCGGCGGCTTCTCCGCCGACGCCGTCGCCTCCCGCATCCAGGACGCCGACGCCAAGCTCGTCATCACCGCCGACGGCGGCCACCGCCGCGGCAAGCCGACCGCCCTCAAGCCCGCCATCGACGAGGCCCTGGCGAAGTGCCCGCAGGTCGAGCACGTCCTGGTGGTGCGCCGCACCGGCCAGGACACCGCCTTCACCGAGGGCCGCGACGTGTGGTGGCACGACATCGTGGAGCGCCAGTCCGCGGAGCACACCGCGCAGCCGCACGACGCCGAGCACCCGCTGTTCATCCTCTACACCTCCGGCACCACCGGAAAGCCCAAGGGCATCCTGCACACCACCGGCGGCTACCTCACCCAGGCCGCCTGGACCCACCACGCCGTCTTCGACCTCAAGCCCGAGTCGGACGTGTACTGGTGCACCGCCGACATCGGCTGGGTCACCGGCCACTCCTACATCGTCTACGGGCCGCTCGCCAACGGCGCCACCCAGGTCATCTACGAGGGCACCCCCGACACCCCGCACCAGGGCCGCTTCTGGGAGATCGTCCAGAAGTACGGCGTCACCATCCTCTACACCGCGCCCACCGCGATCCGCACCTTCATGAAGTGGGGCGACGACATCCCCGCCAAGTTCGACCTCTCCACCCTGCGGGTGCTGGGATCGGTCGGGGAGCCGATCAACCCCGAGGCGTGGGTCTGGTACCGGGAGCACATCGGCGCCGGCAAGGTCCCCGTCGTCGACACCTGGTGGCAGACCGAGACCGGCGCGATGATGATCAGCCCGCTGCCGGGCGTCACCACCACCAAACCCGGCTCCGCCCAGCGCGCGCTGCCCGGCATCGCCGCCACCGTCGTCGACGACGAGGCCCGTGAGGTGCCCGACGGCGCCGGCGGCTACCTCGTCCTCACCGAACCCTGGCCGTCCATGCTCCGCACCATCTGGGGCGACGACCAGCGCTACATCGACACCTACTGGTCCCGCTTCGAAGGGCGCTACTTCGCCGGCGACGGCGCCAAGAAGGACGAGGACGGCGACATCTGGCTGCTCGGCCGCGTCGACGACGTCATGCTCGTCTCCGGCCACAACATCTCCACCACCGAGGTCGAGTCCGCCCTCGTCGGCCACCCCGCCGTCGCCGAGTCCGCCGTCGTCGGCGCCACCGACCCCACCACCGGCCAGGCCATCGTCGCGTTCGTCATCCTGCGCGCAACCGCCACCGACAGCCCCGAACTCGTCGAGGAACTGCGCGCCCACGTCGGCCGCACCCTCGGCCCCATCGCCAAACCCAAGCAGGTCAAGGTCGTCGCCGAACTCCCCAAGACCCGCTCCGGCAAGATCATGCGCCGCCTGCTGCGCGACATCGCCGAAGGCCGCGAGGTCGGCGACACCACCACCCTCGCCGACCCCACCGTCATGAACCTCATCCAGTCCCAACTCCCCACCCAGGACTGA
- a CDS encoding AMP-binding protein — MHPGPPAPGRRRPGAPVPARHVVPEPEPDVDVYWSRFTDGWGSGLPEGVRGPLAAGATQVIHTTGPEDLREEELWETVRKYRVSVLYTTPEDIRTLMLWGDELATRHDLSSLRILGTVGARSGTEGWIWYRDRDGADEEGGDGGPAKWELRTCSTPWAAPEPGGRRRLYVVR; from the coding sequence GTGCATCCGGGCCCGCCCGCGCCCGGCCGCCGCCGTCCCGGCGCCCCCGTGCCCGCCCGGCACGTCGTCCCCGAGCCCGAGCCGGACGTCGACGTCTACTGGAGCCGGTTCACCGACGGGTGGGGGAGCGGCCTGCCGGAGGGCGTCCGCGGCCCGCTGGCAGCGGGTGCCACGCAGGTGATCCACACCACCGGCCCGGAGGACCTCCGCGAGGAGGAGCTCTGGGAGACCGTCCGGAAGTACCGCGTGAGCGTGCTCTACACCACCCCCGAGGACATCCGGACGCTGATGCTCTGGGGCGACGAACTCGCCACCCGCCACGACCTGTCGAGCCTGCGCATCCTGGGCACGGTGGGCGCCCGGAGCGGCACCGAGGGCTGGATCTGGTACCGCGACCGGGACGGCGCCGACGAGGAGGGCGGCGACGGCGGACCGGCGAAGTGGGAACTCCGTACCTGCTCCACCCCGTGGGCCGCGCCGGAGCCGGGCGGTCGGCGCCGGCTGTACGTGGTGCGCTGA
- a CDS encoding LuxR family transcriptional regulator, whose product MPSSPPPVRTFAVRRPAVPTTGGRGPAAPQATAPQATASAVAARAAARAARVAGRTAAAVPAAPDPVTPGPAAPAPDALAAGRPVPAPEPRPDGTAPAGRERELAALAALLARPTEQGVCVLVQGEAGSGKSALLREVLRRAQADGADVVAAWADPSESGAEFGVVRQLFGHLVRGGADDGAAEVLDGPAAPALRVLAPALAPDHPVETPADMSGPAPGATPAPDGGGGGAAAVPDAAQAAATTGLHRLVVELAARSARLVLVVDDLQWADRASMLWLRCLLRRTAELPVVVIATVSPGEPSREAQTLAGVLPLFRHRLALTPLDRAAVTSVVAEVLGEAGEEAFTEACQVATGGNLFLLRALLRSVRSAALPPDARTAARLTHLVPAEVGRALQELIRTAGPDAVAVARAVAVLGEVSAHAPAVLGEPSEQAAAVPGEDAAHAPTVDLIAAVTGLAETAVQDALHTLARAGLTVRSERTAAFVCPVIGVAVADEVLPSVRRDLHGRAAHLMLTQDLPPARVAAHAQLAPPGLPWVPGLLRRAAADAARRGRPQDAVGWLRRALREPLDDDARASLLIALGEAELASDLPEAADHLRRSLDLSEDPVERTAAARRLAGALFALDRYPEGIAVLGRTAAALRAVDPGQALRLEVDHVYAGLHGLDSAPAVLARLAGLRAHDATGTAAERPLAALLALRRILVEGDSPQEAAVLARQALADGMNPADDESFVYAGAVLFLGATGETELALRHADEAVTRAGAPGSAFALAHSVVVRACVQGQLGRVLDCEADARAALRTLREIGVDERHSHGALAVSTLLDSLLKQGRVAEAEALLERAGLGGDLTGHWINDYLQLARGQLRVAQGRPAEALADFRGCGGRIAARGIECTWIYPWRSEAALVHAALGERPQAVRLAEEELAIARRWGSPETVGAALRALALATGGPDGLDLLREAVGLLARSPSRYRHAQALGDLGAALRRAGRVPEAREHLQQAASAAHATGASAVAERALEELRACGDRPRSRTFHGVAALTPTEQRVAGLAAEGMTNREIAQHLFVGLRTVEVHLTNTYGKLGIDGRPGLAAALTPPVGA is encoded by the coding sequence ATGCCCTCCTCGCCCCCGCCCGTCCGCACCTTCGCCGTCCGCCGCCCCGCCGTCCCCACCACCGGCGGCCGCGGTCCCGCCGCACCCCAGGCCACCGCACCTCAGGCCACCGCATCCGCCGTCGCCGCCCGCGCCGCGGCCCGTGCGGCGCGGGTCGCCGGCCGCACGGCCGCCGCCGTCCCCGCCGCCCCTGATCCCGTCACCCCGGGCCCGGCCGCCCCCGCGCCCGACGCCCTCGCCGCCGGCCGGCCCGTACCCGCCCCGGAGCCCCGGCCCGACGGGACGGCGCCGGCCGGCCGGGAGCGTGAGCTGGCCGCGCTGGCCGCCCTGCTCGCCCGGCCGACGGAGCAGGGTGTCTGCGTGCTCGTCCAGGGCGAGGCGGGCAGCGGCAAGAGCGCGCTGCTGCGCGAGGTGCTCCGGCGGGCGCAGGCGGACGGCGCCGACGTCGTCGCCGCCTGGGCCGATCCGTCCGAGAGCGGGGCGGAGTTCGGCGTCGTCCGCCAGCTCTTCGGGCACCTGGTCCGCGGCGGGGCCGACGACGGGGCGGCCGAAGTGCTGGACGGACCGGCCGCCCCCGCCCTGCGGGTGCTCGCACCGGCGCTTGCGCCGGACCACCCGGTCGAGACACCGGCGGACATGAGCGGGCCGGCTCCCGGCGCGACCCCCGCTCCGGACGGCGGCGGGGGCGGCGCGGCGGCGGTGCCCGACGCCGCGCAGGCGGCCGCCACGACGGGCCTGCACCGGCTGGTCGTCGAACTCGCGGCCCGCAGCGCCCGGCTGGTCCTTGTCGTCGACGACCTTCAGTGGGCCGACCGAGCCTCGATGCTGTGGCTGCGCTGCCTGCTCCGCCGCACGGCCGAGCTGCCCGTGGTGGTGATCGCCACGGTCAGCCCGGGCGAGCCCTCCCGCGAGGCGCAGACCCTGGCCGGCGTGCTGCCCCTGTTCCGGCACCGGCTCGCGCTCACCCCGCTCGACCGGGCGGCGGTCACGTCGGTCGTCGCCGAGGTGCTCGGCGAGGCCGGCGAGGAAGCCTTCACCGAGGCCTGCCAGGTCGCGACGGGCGGCAACCTCTTCCTGCTCCGGGCCCTGTTGCGGTCGGTCCGGTCGGCGGCGCTGCCTCCGGACGCGCGGACCGCCGCACGGCTCACCCACCTCGTCCCGGCCGAGGTGGGACGGGCCCTGCAGGAACTGATCCGGACAGCCGGCCCGGACGCGGTGGCGGTGGCCAGGGCCGTCGCCGTGCTCGGCGAGGTCTCCGCCCACGCACCCGCCGTGCTGGGCGAACCCTCCGAGCAGGCAGCCGCCGTACCCGGGGAGGACGCCGCCCACGCACCCACCGTCGACCTGATCGCCGCCGTCACCGGGCTCGCCGAGACGGCCGTGCAGGACGCCCTGCACACCCTCGCGCGGGCCGGGCTGACCGTCCGGTCGGAGCGCACCGCCGCCTTCGTCTGCCCGGTGATCGGCGTCGCGGTGGCCGACGAGGTGCTGCCCAGCGTCCGGCGGGACCTGCACGGCCGCGCCGCCCACCTGATGCTCACCCAGGACCTCCCGCCGGCCCGGGTGGCCGCGCACGCGCAGCTGGCGCCGCCGGGCCTGCCGTGGGTCCCCGGCCTGCTGCGCCGGGCGGCCGCCGACGCCGCCCGCCGGGGCCGGCCGCAGGACGCCGTCGGCTGGCTCCGCCGCGCCCTGCGCGAACCCCTCGACGACGACGCCCGGGCGAGCCTGCTGATCGCGCTCGGCGAGGCCGAACTGGCCTCCGACCTGCCCGAGGCCGCCGACCACCTCCGGCGCAGCCTCGACCTGTCCGAGGACCCGGTCGAGCGCACCGCCGCCGCCCGCCGGCTGGCGGGCGCGCTGTTCGCGCTGGACCGCTACCCCGAGGGGATCGCGGTGCTGGGGCGGACCGCCGCCGCGCTCCGGGCCGTCGACCCCGGCCAGGCGCTGCGCCTCGAGGTCGACCACGTCTACGCCGGCCTGCACGGGCTGGACTCGGCCCCCGCGGTGCTCGCGCGGCTGGCCGGGCTGCGGGCGCACGACGCCACCGGAACGGCGGCCGAGCGGCCGCTGGCCGCCCTGCTCGCGCTGCGCCGGATCCTCGTCGAGGGCGACTCGCCGCAGGAGGCCGCCGTCCTCGCCCGGCAGGCGCTGGCCGACGGGATGAACCCGGCCGACGACGAGTCCTTCGTCTACGCCGGCGCGGTGCTCTTCCTCGGCGCCACCGGGGAGACCGAACTCGCGCTGCGCCACGCCGACGAGGCGGTGACCCGGGCCGGCGCACCGGGCTCCGCCTTCGCCCTGGCGCACAGCGTCGTCGTCCGCGCCTGCGTGCAGGGCCAGTTGGGCCGCGTCCTGGACTGCGAGGCGGACGCCCGGGCGGCGCTGCGCACGCTCCGCGAGATCGGCGTCGACGAGCGGCACAGCCACGGCGCGCTGGCGGTCAGCACCCTGCTCGACTCGCTCCTCAAACAGGGCCGGGTGGCGGAGGCGGAGGCCTTGCTGGAGCGGGCCGGCCTGGGCGGCGACCTGACCGGCCACTGGATCAACGACTACCTCCAGCTGGCCCGCGGGCAGCTGCGGGTGGCCCAGGGACGCCCCGCGGAGGCCTTGGCCGACTTCCGGGGCTGCGGCGGGCGGATCGCGGCCCGCGGCATCGAGTGCACCTGGATCTACCCGTGGCGCTCCGAGGCGGCCCTGGTGCACGCCGCCCTCGGCGAGCGGCCGCAGGCCGTCCGGCTCGCCGAGGAGGAGCTGGCGATCGCCCGGCGCTGGGGCAGCCCCGAGACGGTCGGCGCCGCCCTGCGCGCGCTGGCCCTGGCCACCGGCGGACCGGACGGGCTCGACCTGCTGCGGGAGGCGGTCGGACTGCTGGCGCGGTCGCCGTCCCGGTACCGGCACGCGCAGGCGCTCGGCGACCTCGGCGCCGCACTGCGCCGGGCCGGCCGCGTGCCGGAGGCCCGCGAGCACCTCCAGCAGGCGGCCAGCGCGGCCCACGCGACCGGCGCGTCGGCCGTGGCCGAGCGCGCCCTGGAGGAGCTCCGCGCCTGCGGCGACCGGCCGCGCTCCCGCACCTTCCACGGGGTGGCCGCGCTCACCCCCACCGAGCAGCGGGTCGCGGGCCTGGCCGCCGAGGGGATGACCAATCGCGAGATCGCCCAGCACCTCTTCGTCGGACTGCGCACCGTGGAGGTGCATCTGACGAACACCTACGGCAAGCTCGGCATCGACGGCCGGCCGGGCCTCGCCGCCGCGCTCACCCCGCCGGTCGGGGCCTGA